Proteins found in one Panicum hallii strain FIL2 chromosome 4, PHallii_v3.1, whole genome shotgun sequence genomic segment:
- the LOC112889137 gene encoding uncharacterized protein LOC112889137, producing the protein MAAAAAAAACRRAVSYTLLGPPAESLRAAARATAPAIGDMFPDLLDANFNKANPQPAKARTENASPTFVTSGDPCLDFFFHVVPGTPASSIISLLADAWSAEPVTALRLACNLRGVRGTGKSDREGFYAAALWMHGCHPATLALNARPIAEFGYLKDLPEILHRIIHGGVSTRTPGKKARLAASGGGFVARGGVGFRGARGGCHRFFGSRQAHSTRCTGKKPRRFGTREERVAAANERDRKIAADAAVERRKRRAEASARAVDRYSRDPTYRQLHDCTADLFADLLAEDMKKLADGKVNDISLAAKWCPSVDSCYDRSTLICEAIARRLFSKGSSSELPEDLEDEYYAYRVRKLLHKAALVPLRRALKLPEIFISANAWGDVVYPRVASVAMNNYKEFFLKHDAERFGLYLADVKSGKVKIAAGALLPHEMLQSFGDEVAALQWERMVSDVRGLGKLNNCIAVCDVSGSMYGLPMDVCIALGLLISELSEEPWHHRVITFSARPEIHQITGNTLWEKSGFIRHMHWGYNTNFQAVFDKLLSVAVAGKLPPERMVKKVFVFSDMEFDQASSNPWETDYEAITRKFTEAGYGEAIPEIVFWNLRDSRSVPVTSEQKGVALVSGYSKNMIKLFLDGEEVVPDKISTPREVMDKAISWPEYEKLIVFD; encoded by the coding sequence atggcggcggcggcggcggctgcagcgTGCCGGCGAGCCGTGTCCTACACCCTCCTCGGCCCGCCAGCGGAGAGCCTCCGCGCCGCGGCGAGGGCGACCGCGCCCGCGATCGGCGACATGTTCCCCGATCTGCTCGACGCCAACTTCAACAAGGCGAACCCGCAGCCGGCGAAGGCGCGCACGGAGAACGCGTCGCCGACGTTCGTCACCTCGGGGGACCCctgcctcgacttcttcttccacGTCGTGCCCGGGACCCCGGCGTCGTCCATCATCTCCCTCCTCGCCGACGCGTGGTCCGCGGAGCCGGTCACCGCGCTCCGCCTCGCGTGCAACCTCCgcggcgtgcgcggcacgggcaAGTCCGACCGCGAGGGCTTCTACGCCGCCGCGCTCTGGATGCATGGCTGCCACCCCGCCACGCTCGCCCTCAACGCGCGCCCCATCGCGGAGTTCGGCTACCTCAAGGACCTCCCCGAGATCCTCCACCGCATCATCCACGGCGGCGTCTCGACGAGGACCCCCGGGAAGAAGGCCCGCCTCGCCGCCTCAGGAGGTGGCTTCGTCGCTCGCGGCGGGGTCGGCTTCCGGGGTGCCCGCGGCGGCTGCCATCGCTTCTTTGGTTCCCGCCAGGCGCATTCGACTCGATGCACGGGGAAGAAGCCACGCcgcttcggcacgagggaggaGCGCGTCGCTGCCGCCAACGAGCGCGACCGGAAGATCGCGGCCGACGCGGCCGTCGAGCGCAGGAAGAGGCGCGCGGAGGCCTCGGCCAGAGCCGTCGACAGGTATTCCCGTGACCCAACCTACCGGCAACTGCACGACTGCACGGCGGACTTGTTCGCCGACCTCCTCGCCGAGGACATGAAGAAGCTCGCCGACGGCAAGGTCAACGATATCTCGCTCGCCGCGAAGTGGTGCCCGTCGGTGGACAGCTGCTACGACCGCTCCACGCTCATTTGCGAGGCCATCGCGCGCCGCCTCTTCTCCAAGGGCTCGTCCTCCGAGCTCCCCGAGGACTTGGAGGACGAGTACTATGCCTACCGCGTGCGCAAACTTCTCCACAAGGCGGCGCTCGTGCCTCTCCGTCGCGCCCTCAAGCTCCCCGAGATCTTCATCTCCGCGAACGCGTGGGGCGACGTTGTGTACCCGCGTGTGGCCTCCGTGGCCATGAACAACTACAAGGAATTCTTCCTCAAGCACGACGCCGAGCGCTTCGGGCTATACCTCGCCGACGTGAAGTCCGGCAAGGTGAAAATCGCGGCGGGCGCCCTTCTTCCCCACGAGATGCTGCAGTCATTCGGCGACGAGGTCGCCGCACTGCAGTGGGAGCGCATGGTCTCCGATGTTCGGGGGCTCGGCAAGCTCAACAACTGCATCGCTGTGTGCGACGTGTCGGGCAGCATGTACGGCCTCCCCATGGACGTCTGCATCGCGCTCGGTCTCCTCATCTCCGAACTCAGCGAAGAGCCGTGGCACCACCGTGTCATCACCTTCAGCGCCCGGCCTGAGATACATCAGATCACTGGCAATACCCTTTGGGAGAAGTCAGGCTTCATCCGTCATATGCACTGGGGCTATAACACCAACTTCCAGGCAGTGTTCGACAAGCTCCTCAGCGTCGCTGTCGCCGGCAAGCTGCCCCCAGAGCGAATGGTGAAGAAGGTGTTCGTGTTCAGCGACATGGAGTTCGACCAGGCGTCGTCGAATCCGTGGGAGACAGACTACGAGGCGATCACGAGGAAGTTCACGGAGGCTGGGTACGGCGAGGCGATCCCGGAGATAGTGTTCTGGAACCTGCGCGACTCACGATCCGTGCCGGTGACCTCGGAGCAGAAGGGGGTGGCGCTGGTGAGTGGCTACTCCAAGAACATGATTAAGCTGTTCCTTGACGGCGAGGAGGTCGTGCCAGACAAGATCTCGACGCCGAGGGAAGTCATGGATAAGGCCATCTCATGGCCGGAGTATGAGAAGCTCATCGTCTTCGATTGA